From Lonchura striata isolate bLonStr1 chromosome 38, bLonStr1.mat, whole genome shotgun sequence, one genomic window encodes:
- the ALDH16A1 gene encoding aldehyde dehydrogenase family 16 member A1 produces the protein MAALAALGAPPVPEIFATMEEGPVPGEINAGEAWLESHGRSLGHFVGGTWLKPPGRVSLACPESSTGRTLATVPAGDSSDVAVAVAAAAAAAEAWAGLGGPQRGQHLTRLAAALAGERRGAVGALLALAGGRPLHRTLGADLDLALRLLRAPAAAAELGPPGLEGWTPLGVVALVLGGPCSLPALLWKLGPLLAMGNTALVLCPAAAAPPLLLLGELSREGAALPPGVLNVLAGPLELCQALRAHPEIASVTFLGVPQEELPALVWGSPCRGPRLGGPRGGRVVVVVLDSADLDSAAAAVVASAAAPPALFPAGGCVVLAQDAVAAALEQRLRARLGGLQLGDPTDPKTEVGPLPPGTCPPEGVVQEALQEGAQVFQVPLPPLPEQEHRFYPLTLISGVAPTSRCLREPAPGPLLVLLPVRSPTEAVALASALPQTAAAAVWAQDITMALDTADRLPQGLVWLNALDLLDPNGGCAGGAADTDPDEALREFGCPPWEQAPKVDELLSPLVAVDDPGDPELAHAVAAARGAAPGWGRLPGASRARVLRGAAAALAAAPGTPADGGGADGSLQGALLRWAARLERGGGAVQDVPGGRALLARRPLGVLGVAWGWPRPLALQLLLPALALGNALVVVAPPGGAGSAERLRKALVAAGLPGGVLTVLPGNSRGSGSGLARHHPDGLWLCGGDADCDWASAVSVPRVWGVPAGLVGAPRQDPPPGAERELELRCTRPHCLWLPGGAP, from the exons ATGGCGGCTCTGGCGGCGCTCGGGGCTCCCCCGGTCCCCGAAATCTTCGCCACGATGGAGGAGGGGCCGGTCCCCGGCGAGATCAACGCGGGAGAG GCGTGGCTGGAGTCCCACGGCCGCAGCCTCGGACACTTCGTGGGCGGAACGTGGCTGAAACCGCCGGGGAGGGTCAGCCTGGCCTGCCCGGAGAGCAGCACCG GCCGGACGCTGGCCACGGTGCCGGCCGGGGACAGCTCGGACGTGGCCGTGGccgtggcggcggcggcggcggcagctgAGGCCtgggcggggctgggggggcccCAGCGGGGGCAGCACCTGACCCG GCTGGCCGCCGCGCTGGCCGGTGAGCGCCGCGGGGCCGTGGGCGCCCTGCTGGCGCTGGCCGGAGGGCGGCCGCTCCACCGGACGCTCGGAGCCGACCTGGACCTGGCGCTGCGGCTGCTGCGGGCGCCAGCGGCCGCGGCCGAGCTCGGCCCACCCGGCCTGGAGGGCTGGACCCCACTGG GGGTGGTGGCCCTggtcctggggggtccctgCTCGCTGCCAGCGCTGCTCTGGAAGTTGGGGCCACTCCTGGCCATGG GGAACACGGCtctggtgctgtgcccagcggccgcagcgccgccgctgctgctgctgggggagctgagcagggagggggcagCGCTGCCCCCCGGGGTCCTCAACGTCCTGGCGGGacccctggagctgtgccaggccctgCGCGCCCACCCCGAAATCGCCTCCGTCACCTTCCTCGGGGTGCCCCAG gaggagctgccggccctggtTTGGGGGTCCCCGTGCCGGGGGCCGCGCCTGGGGGGTCCCCGAGGGGGCCGtgtcgtcgtcgtcgtcctgGACTCGGCCGACCTGGACAGCGCTGCTGCCGCCGTCGTCGCCAGTGCCGCCGCGCCCCCGGCGCTG TTCCCGGCTGGGGGGTGCGTGGTGCTGGCACAGGACGCGGTGGCGGCAGCGCTGGAGCAGCGGCTCCGGGCCCGCCTCGGGGGGCTGCAGCTCGgggaccccacagaccccaaaaCGGAGGTGGGGCCGCTGCCCCCTGGGACCTGCCCGCCGGAGGGGGTGGTGCAGGAGGCGCTGCAGGAGGGGGCTCAG GTTTTCCAGGTGCCGCTGCCACCGTTGCCGGAGCAGGAGCATCGCTTCTACCCCCTGACGCTTATCTCGGGGGTGGCCCCGACCTCACGCTGTCTGCGGGAGCCG GCCCCCGGGccgctgctggtgctgctgcccgTGCGCAGCCCCACGGAGGCCGTGGCCTTGGCTTCGGCGCTACCCCAGACCGCGGCGGCTGCCGTCTGGGCCCAGGACATCACCATGGCCTTGGACACAGCGGACAG gctgccccaggggcTGGTGTGGCTCAACGCCCTGGACCTGCTGGACCCCAACGGGGGCTGCGCCGGGGGGGCTGCGGACACTGACCCGGATGAG GCGCTGCGAGAATTTGGGTGCCCCCCCTGGGAACAGGCCCCCAAGGTGGATGAGCTGCTCAG CCCACTGGTGGCCGTGGATGACCCCGGCGATCCCGAGCTGGCTCATGCCGTGGCCGCCGCCCGTGGGGCCGCCCCGGG GTGGGGGCGGCTGCCGGGAGCGTCGCGGGCCCGGGTGctgcggggcgcggcggcggcgctggcggcggcacccgggacccccgcggACGGCGGCGGCGCGGACGGGAGCCTGCAGGGGGCGCTGCTGCGCTGGGCGGCGCGCCTGGagcgcgggggcggggccgtgCAG GACGTGCCCGGGGGGCGGGCGCTGCTGGCGAGGCGGCCGCTCGGAGTGCTGGGCGTGGCCTGGGGCTGGCCACGCCCACTggcgctgcagctcctcctcccgGCGCTCGCGCTCGGCAACGCCCTGGTGGTCGtggcgccccctggcggcgccGGTTCCGCAGAGCGGCTTCGGAAG gctctgGTGGCCGCCGGGCTTCCCGGGGGTGTCCTGACGGTGcttcccgggaattcccggggCTCCGGATCTGGCCTGGCGCGA
- the SLC17A7 gene encoding vesicular glutamate transporter 1 — translation MEFNREEFRRQLGAGLGRLHRFLERRQDDPEVLELSSGGAGPSAARPPVLDCTFCGLPRRYGIAILCGIGFCISFGIRCNLGVAVVSMVNPSHGQHAQFNWDPETVGMIHGSFFWGYIVTQIPGGFIAQKFAANRVFGLAIVSTSVLNMLIPSAARTHVGCVIAVRVMQGLVEGVTYPACHGIWSKWAPPLERSRLATTAFCGSYAGAVVAMPLAGVLVQYTGWSSVFYVYGSFGVFWYLFWVLVSYESPAQHPTISAEERKYIEESIGESAGSNPLLLATPWRHFFTSMPVYAIIVANFCRSWTFYLLLISQPAYFEEVFGFEISKVGLLSALPHLVMTIVVPIGGQIADLLRSRGLMSTTNVRKMMNCGGFGMEATLLLVVGYSHSRAVAISFLVLAVGFSGFAISGFNVNHLDIAPRYASVLMGLSNGVGTLSGMVCPLIVGALTRHKTREEWQWVFLIAALVHYGGVAFYGAFASGEPQPWAEPPREEAEPLAPAGEDDEEEEEEEGGVGPPGPPGGPPASYGATGTTPAPGTPHE, via the exons ATGGAGTTCAACAGGGAGGAATTCCGGCGCCAGCtgggggccgggctgggccgcCTGCacag GTTCCTGGAGCGGCGGCAGGATGACCCTGAGGTTCTGGAGCTGAGCTCGGGGGGCGCGGGCCCGAGCGCGGCACGGCCGCCGGTGCTGGACTGCACCTTCTGTGGGCTGCCCCGGCGCTACGGCATCGCCATCCTCTGCGGCATCGGCTTCTGCATCAGCTTCGGCATCCGTTGCAACCTGGGCGTGGCCGTGGTCAGCATGGTCAACCCCAGCCACGGACAG CATGCCCAGTTCAACTGGGACCCTGAGACAGTGGGGATGATCCACGGCTCCTTCTTCTGGGGCTACATCGTCACGCAGATCCCTGGCGGATTCATCGCCCAGAAGTTCGCGGCCAACAG GGTGTTCGGGCTGGCCATCGTGTCCACCTCGGTGCTGAACATGCTGATCCCGTCAGCCGCGCGCACCCACGTCGGCTGCGTCATCGCCGTGCGCGTCAtgcaggggctggtggag GGCGTGACCTACCCCGCCTGTCACGGCATCTGGAGCAAGTGGGCGCCGCCCCTGGAGCGGAGCCGCCTGGCCACCACAGCTTTCTGCG GCTCGTACGCCGGGGCGGTGGTGGCCATGCCGCTGGCCGGGGTCCTGGTGCAGTACACAGGCTGGAGCTCCGTGTTCTACGTCTACG GCAGTTTCGGGGTGTTCTGGTACCTGTTCTGGGTGCTGGTGTCCTACGAGAGCCCCGCGCAGCACCCGACGATCTCGGCCGAGGAGCGCAAGTACATCGAGGAGAGCATCGGCGAGAGTGCGGGCAGCAACCCGCTGCTG CTGGCCACACCCTGGCGCCACTTCTTCACCTCGATGCCCGTCTACGCCATCATCGTGGCCAACTTCTGCCGCAGCTGGACCTTCTACCTGCTGCTCATCAGCCAGCCCGCCTACTTCGAGGAGGTCTTCGGCTTCGAGATCAGCAAG GTGGGGCTGCTGTCGGCGCTGCCGCACCTGGTGATGACCATCGTGGTGCCCATCGGTGGCCAGATCGCCGACCTGCTGCGCTCGCGGGGGCTAATGTCCACCACCAACGTCCGCAAGATGATGAACTGCGGCG GGTTCGGCATggaggccacgctgctgctggtggtgggCTACTCGCACTCGCGGGCTGTGGCCATCTCCTTCCTGGTGCTGGCCGTGGGCTTCAGCGGCTTCGCCATCTCcg GGTTCAACGTGAACCACCTGGACATCGCGCCGCGCTACGCCAGCGTGCTGATGGGGCTGTCCAACGGTGTGGGGACCCTGTCGGGCATGGTGTGTCCCCTCATCGTGGGGGCACTGACGCGCCACAAG ACGCGCGAGGAGTGGCAGTGGGTGTTCCTGATCGCTGCGCTCGTGCACTACGGGGGCGTGGCCTTCTACGGCGCCTTCGCCTCGGGGGAGCCGCAGCCGTGGGCGGAGCCGCCGCGCGAGGAGGCGGAGCCGCTGGCGCCGGCCGgcgaggacgacgaggaggaggaggaggaggaaggaggagtgggacccccgggacccccgggagggCCCCCCGCCAGCTACGGCGCCACCGGCACCACCCCGGCTCCCGGGACCCCGCACGAGTGA
- the PIH1D1 gene encoding PIH1 domain-containing protein 1 isoform X2: MSDPSLLSAELEADEEEEAAALRRLLLQVPPDREESPRPGPARAVTPQPGLCVKTRAGGHKVFLNICHSPAVPPPPPVPAPGLQQLLREPPGPDGAFRIPMSLGEPHAELDRGGHGCTAYDVVVNSDFFRTLQADPLYLEFFLTVAMEGLSEKYGLELELTGWRVLRNRKFLGSISAQNIRTRPQPHIQELPGPPDPPQFVVVAEPSAQDPQVLQARVHLPQVEGAGSLWLGLSEERLLLLRPPPPGGAAGAAAGLPAHQGALLELGLPLPADPARCRARFHRRSKVLTVTMPLRA; encoded by the exons ATGTCGGACCCGTCGCTGCTCTCGGCCGAGCTGGAGgcggacgaagaggaggaggcggcggcgctgcggcggctgctgctgcag GTGCCCCCGGACCGTGAGGAgtccccgcgccccggccccgcccgggcgGTGACGCCACAACCGG ggctgtgcgTGAAGACCCGCGCCGGGGGGCACAAGGTGTTCCTCAATATCTGCCACTCGCCcgcggtgccgccgccgccccccgtgcccgccccggggctgcagcagctcctgcggGAGCCCCCCGGGCCTGACGGCGCCTTCCGGATCCCCATGAGCCTGGGGGAGCCGCATGCCGAGCTGGACCGAG GCGGCCATGGCTGCACCGCCTACGACGTCGTGGTCAACTCGGATTTCTTCAGGACGCTGCAG GCCGACCCTCTGTACCTCGAGTTCTTCCTGACCGTGGCCATGGAGGGGCTGTCAGAGAAGTacgggctggagctggagctgactG GCTGGCGCGTGCTGCGGAACCGGAAATTCCTGGGCTCCATCTCGGCCCAGAACATCCGGACTCGGCCACAGCCCCACATCCAGGAGCTCCCGGG ccccccggaTCCCCCCCAGTTTGTGGTGGTGGCTGAGCCCTCGGCCCAGGACCCACAGGTGCTTCAGGCCCGGGTGCACCTGCCCCAGGTG GAGGGGGCGGGGTCTctgtggctggggctgagcgaggagcggctgctgctgctccgcccgccgccgccggggggCGCCGCTGGAGCCGCCGCAGGCCTGCCCGCCCATCAGGGggcgctgctggagctggggctgccgctgcccgccgACCCCGCGCGGTGCCGCGCGCGCTTCCACCGCCGCTCCAAG GTTCTCACCGTGACGATGCCGCTGAGGGCGTGA
- the PIH1D1 gene encoding PIH1 domain-containing protein 1 isoform X1, translating into MSDPSLLSAELEADEEEEAAALRRLLLQVPPDREESPRPGPARAVTPQPGLCVKTRAGGHKVFLNICHSPAVPPPPPVPAPGLQQLLREPPGPDGAFRIPMSLGEPHAELDRGGHGCTAYDVVVNSDFFRTLQADPLYLEFFLTVAMEGLSEKYGLELELTGWRVLRNRKFLGSISAQNIRTRPQPHIQELPGPPDPPQFVVVAEPSAQDPQVLQARVHLPQVVLTVTMPLRA; encoded by the exons ATGTCGGACCCGTCGCTGCTCTCGGCCGAGCTGGAGgcggacgaagaggaggaggcggcggcgctgcggcggctgctgctgcag GTGCCCCCGGACCGTGAGGAgtccccgcgccccggccccgcccgggcgGTGACGCCACAACCGG ggctgtgcgTGAAGACCCGCGCCGGGGGGCACAAGGTGTTCCTCAATATCTGCCACTCGCCcgcggtgccgccgccgccccccgtgcccgccccggggctgcagcagctcctgcggGAGCCCCCCGGGCCTGACGGCGCCTTCCGGATCCCCATGAGCCTGGGGGAGCCGCATGCCGAGCTGGACCGAG GCGGCCATGGCTGCACCGCCTACGACGTCGTGGTCAACTCGGATTTCTTCAGGACGCTGCAG GCCGACCCTCTGTACCTCGAGTTCTTCCTGACCGTGGCCATGGAGGGGCTGTCAGAGAAGTacgggctggagctggagctgactG GCTGGCGCGTGCTGCGGAACCGGAAATTCCTGGGCTCCATCTCGGCCCAGAACATCCGGACTCGGCCACAGCCCCACATCCAGGAGCTCCCGGG ccccccggaTCCCCCCCAGTTTGTGGTGGTGGCTGAGCCCTCGGCCCAGGACCCACAGGTGCTTCAGGCCCGGGTGCACCTGCCCCAGGTG GTTCTCACCGTGACGATGCCGCTGAGGGCGTGA